TTGTGAAATCCGGAGATTCTCTGTACTCCATCTCCAAACAATACGGCACAACTTGGCAGGCATTACAAAAGCTGAACAATATCAAAAATCCACACTGGATTTATCCAGGTCAACAATTGAAATTGCCTGCAGCTTCTTAAGCTCAGCAAAGCAAAGTGCCTATAGGCATGATCGCTTATAAGGCGCAACAACATAACGAATCAATCTTGTCATAAAACCAAAAGGGTGTCCCCAAAGCCAGATTACTGGTTAAGGGGACACCCTTTTGTATCTCCGTTCTTAAACATCAATCCACATCAGATAATTGAACATTTCCTGTGGACATATCCTGTTGATCCTGACAATCATCTGAGGCAAAAATAAATCCCAGCCAGGCCTTTACGGACCAACTTTATCATGTGCCTTCCACACCGAACTATATAAAAACTCTCCGGAAAGACCGTGTTCATGCGGTTATTGTACTTTTATTTCGACATCTCTATCTTCTCAACATTGCATACTTGCACATAAATCCGCCTGAGTATGATCATCTTCAAATCCTTAATCATAAAATCATTTGTATACTAAATACATATGTCCAAATATAGTTATTTCGTATGATATCACTCATAAAATCCAACCAAATTTTATGCCTATAGCCCTCTTTTTCATGCTCACATTGGAATTTCAGCAATCAAAATCAGCTACCGCATCATATTCGGTACTATTATATGAACTCATATAATTAACGAAGCCCTGAATTTAGGAAGTGAGCTGTTCCTTCACATAACGCACTGCCTCCTGTGCCGTCAAAGCAATTCGTTTCGATTCACCTGATGCTGCAAGTGCATGTGATCCCAGTTCCACCTGTCCTTCGGCTGCTCCTCGGCCAATAACGATCTGCACAGGCAATCCGATCAGCTCCGCATCCTTGAATTTCACACCCGGACGTTCATCCCGGTCATCAACCAATACAGTGAATCCGCCATCGATCAATTGTTGTTCCAGTTCAAGGGTAAGCTGGCGTTGCTGCTCACCTTTCCAACTTACTGCAATCAGATGCACATCATATGGCGCCACAGCGGCCGGCCAACGAATGCCCTCATCTCCTGCATACTGCTCAGCTATAGCGGCCATCAGGCGGGATACGCCAATGCCGTAACATCCCATGACGGGCGCACACTGGCGACCATTACGATCCAGGAATGAAGCACCCATGGCATCACTATATTTCGTCCCCAATTTGAAAATATGGCCAACCTCGATGCCTTTGGTAAAAACAAGTGGCGATCCACATGTTGGACAAGCATCCCCTTCCGCAGCAAAGCGGATTCGTTCTACTCGCTCCAATGCAAAATCAACCCCTGGGCGTACGCCGGAAACATGCACATCCGCTTCATTGGCTCCTGTAATTGCACTTTTCATCACTGCCACGTCAGCGTCCACCACCATCGGCAGATTTAGTCCAATCGGACCCAGGAATCCTACCTTCAGATTTGGATGTGCCGCAATGGCTGCATCGTCTGCAAGGATCAGTTCCTCTGCCCCCAACACCTGCTTCAATGCGATGTCATTCAGTTCATGATCTCCACGTACAAGCGCAGCGACGAGCTGACCATCCGCCACATAAAGCAGCGTTTTGATCATATGTTCAGCACCTTTGCCCACAAAAGTGGTTAACTCTGCAATCGTACGAACGCCAGGTGTGGAGATGTGTACTACGTTTTCCGCTCCTGAATGTTCATCCGTTTGAAGCGCGGAGTCTGCACTCGCAGAGTCGGCTGGAACTTCCAAGCTTCCTTCTTTTTTCTCCATATCTCCAGAAGTCTGATAACCCGCTTTCTCCAGATTCGCAGCATATCCACAATGTTTGCAGGTTACAATTGTGTCCTCACCCACATCAGCAAGAGCCATGAACTCGTGTGTTTCTCCTTGACCGCCAATCGTTCCTGCGTCCGCCTCAACACGGATATAGTCCAAACCACAACGCTCCAGAATGCGACTATAAGCCGTGTTCATCGCCTGATAAGTCCGATCAAGCTCTTCCCAGTCCGAAGCAAAAGAGTACGCATCCTTCATGATGAACTCACGTCCACGCAGCAATCCAAATCGAGGACGGCGCTCATCCCGGAACTTGGTTCCGATCTGGTACAGGGTGAATGGCAGCTTACGATACGAACTCACCTCGTCCCGCGCTATAGCGGTTACGACTTCCTCATGTGTTGGCCCAAGAGCAAATTCCCGTGCATGACGATCCTTCAGACGCATCAATTCGGGACCATACTGTGTGTATCTTCCGGATTCTTCCCACAACTCCGCAGGCTGCATAATCGGCAGCAACACTTCCTGACATCCAGCACGATCCATCTCTTCACGAACGATCCGTTCAACATTTAACAATATACGCCGTCCAAGGGGCAGGTAACTGTATATCCCTGCTGCCAGTTGGCGAATCATGCCGGAACGCAGTAACCAGCGATGTCCCGCTGCATCTGCCTCCGCTGGCGCTTCACGTAATGTTGGGACAAGCATTTCACTTTGACGCATCATAACACACTCCTAATCTTCCTTTTTGTTATCAAATACGGCGCATAAACAGCAAAAAGACACATCCGTCAAGGGACGAATGTGTCGTGGTACCACCCTTATTTAACTGCAAATTAATCCGTTCGCAACCTATGCGATCTGTAACATGCAGTCCTACGGGGCATAACGGGCCCTGCCGGCGGAGGTTGCAACCCTTGATGGGCATTCTCTTCCGCAGCTCGCGAGGTAGGAATTATGAAGCAGCTACAGGAACCTTGCACCACACTGTTCCCTCTCTGTTGAAGCTGGCTTGCACAATCATGTCCTCGTTATAACGCTGTTATCATTTTTGACCACATTAGTTCATTTACAAGTAATTGTCAACCAATTAGTCGAATACAACTCCAGAATAATACTCCACTACATCACGGATGAGCATAAACGCATCCCCATTGGTAAGATTGTTCTTGTCAGCAATGCCAGCAAGCGTGTTGTCACTTATAAAGTTTTGCGTTTGTAATTGAGCAAGTGCCTGTTCAAGTGAAGTTTCCGTTTCTGAAGATCCCATTGCCAGACATAACATATACGCAGCCTGATCCAACGTTAAAGGTAGGGTTACGGCATTCTCCATATTTGCTAGAGCTTGGTCGGCACTGCCTGTGTAGGCTTCTGGAAACATCGCTTGCATTCTTTTCAATTTACTTAAAAATCGTTCTGGATTCATTCCTTTATCCAGTTCCCAACCATCGTTATTATAATTGCCTGAAGTCATATACATACTCGCTGCAGCCAGCAATCCCTTGTAATCCTTATGCTCCATATAATCAGGCTGCTCGAAACGATGTACTTTCAGATCCATACCCTGATTCTCCAGCATCTTACGTAGTTCAGATGCTCGCTCTTCGGAAGTTGAGAGTTCGCGGAAAGACTCCTTATGGATATATGCCAGCTTGACCGCCGCTCCTGCTGCTTCTCCCTCTGCCATTCCCAGCGGGACAACTCTTGCACTACCGTGTGGGATTGTATCAAAACTTGCTGCACGTCCAACGACGAGCAAACCATCAACCTTTAGCGGTACAAGCGAGCGAAAGGGTACACCATATTGAATTGGACTCAACATAATCGTGCCGGGATTTCCAACACTCGTGCTCTGAATATCAATATCGTATGAACCGTATCCAATGGCATCCCAATGATCACGATTTTCCATGACATCAGCTAATGTTAATCGGTACTCGCCATAGATATGACGTGACTCCCTCACGTAAAGCTCGTCTGCTGTTCCAGCATATTGTAGCCCTGCAAATTCATCATAATTTTTCTTCAGAAAATCAACAATTAGCGGGGCTTCTTTACGCCCGATTTCCAGACCTTTTTTCACAGATATCGGATCTAACGGATCTACCCCAAAGATTTGCATTGTATTAATTAAGATTGTATCATCATTTTGTCTTCCGATATTCAGACTTCGAATCTTAATATGTTGTGGATTGGAGGATTCATATTTTCTAGCATCACCGTACCCCCAAGCACTCATCTTATCAACCCCGGTTCCCTCTCTTTCCCTAAACTTTTGCCATACCTCATCTGTAACACCGCTTAGCTTGAATACAAGCGTAGAGACCATTTTGGATTTACCATCTCCAATATCTTGTCTGCCTATGGAATATGGAACTCCTGCAGCGGCTGCAATATCCGCATCTTGCGTTGCATCAATGATGGAGCGGGTTGAAATCTGAACAGTTGTTCCATCTTCTTTAGTTATGCTCATACCCGTTATTGTTGTGTGATCTCCCGTAGATTGTTCAGTAAGGGGAACTAATTCCTTAACATTCATCAACAGGTCAATATTAGGTTCAGAACGAACCATCCGATAGAAAATGTTAGCCGCTGTATTGGTATCAAATGAACTACCCTCGATCTGGTCAAACCATTCCTGGAAAATACCTTTGTTCAAAAAGTCAGGCTGCCGCAAACTACTCAATAACTGCGGTTGTTCAGGGGAATAATTTAGATCCAGCGTATTAAGGCCTCCCTCGGTCAACAATCCTCCCAACATGTTGCGATCTCTTGCTTCCACCAGCAATACACGCATCCCATTACGAGCAGCTGATAAGGCAGCAGTAATACCTTCCGGATCCGTTCCAGCTACAATAACGTTATAGGAATCTTTCAGGTTTAGTGTAGATTGCACGTCCTCCAAGGGCTGCCATACATAATTATTATTAAATTTATAATTCTTGTTCCAGATATAAAATGCACCATATGCAGCGCTCATTAAAACAATAAACACACTGGCTATAATTGCTGTTATTTTCAATTTTCTACTAATCAAAGAAACAAACCTCCATATGTACTTTAAATTCAACAATGCTAACTCGTGAGTAGTTTTCCTATGTTATACCAACAACCGACTAACTTTTTCTCCTTTCCTACATGAGTATGCTATAAATAATAAAAAACTCCCCAACACTTCAAACCGTGTTAGGAAGTTTTGATAATAAGACGGAAAATTCTACTATTATGTTGCCATAAATACAAACTAAAACATAGGAAAGTCCCTAACTTTCCTCATTATAACGACCACTTTTGGCGAAGTAAAGACTTACCAAAACCGGAAATGGATCAGAAAGATCATTAAACACTCAGACTGTCCGTTCATCCTGACTACAATGAATTCTCTGGCGATGGC
The nucleotide sequence above comes from Paenibacillus sp. W2I17. Encoded proteins:
- a CDS encoding proline--tRNA ligase, coding for MRQSEMLVPTLREAPAEADAAGHRWLLRSGMIRQLAAGIYSYLPLGRRILLNVERIVREEMDRAGCQEVLLPIMQPAELWEESGRYTQYGPELMRLKDRHAREFALGPTHEEVVTAIARDEVSSYRKLPFTLYQIGTKFRDERRPRFGLLRGREFIMKDAYSFASDWEELDRTYQAMNTAYSRILERCGLDYIRVEADAGTIGGQGETHEFMALADVGEDTIVTCKHCGYAANLEKAGYQTSGDMEKKEGSLEVPADSASADSALQTDEHSGAENVVHISTPGVRTIAELTTFVGKGAEHMIKTLLYVADGQLVAALVRGDHELNDIALKQVLGAEELILADDAAIAAHPNLKVGFLGPIGLNLPMVVDADVAVMKSAITGANEADVHVSGVRPGVDFALERVERIRFAAEGDACPTCGSPLVFTKGIEVGHIFKLGTKYSDAMGASFLDRNGRQCAPVMGCYGIGVSRLMAAIAEQYAGDEGIRWPAAVAPYDVHLIAVSWKGEQQRQLTLELEQQLIDGGFTVLVDDRDERPGVKFKDAELIGLPVQIVIGRGAAEGQVELGSHALAASGESKRIALTAQEAVRYVKEQLTS
- a CDS encoding FAD-dependent oxidoreductase, giving the protein MISRKLKITAIIASVFIVLMSAAYGAFYIWNKNYKFNNNYVWQPLEDVQSTLNLKDSYNVIVAGTDPEGITAALSAARNGMRVLLVEARDRNMLGGLLTEGGLNTLDLNYSPEQPQLLSSLRQPDFLNKGIFQEWFDQIEGSSFDTNTAANIFYRMVRSEPNIDLLMNVKELVPLTEQSTGDHTTITGMSITKEDGTTVQISTRSIIDATQDADIAAAAGVPYSIGRQDIGDGKSKMVSTLVFKLSGVTDEVWQKFREREGTGVDKMSAWGYGDARKYESSNPQHIKIRSLNIGRQNDDTILINTMQIFGVDPLDPISVKKGLEIGRKEAPLIVDFLKKNYDEFAGLQYAGTADELYVRESRHIYGEYRLTLADVMENRDHWDAIGYGSYDIDIQSTSVGNPGTIMLSPIQYGVPFRSLVPLKVDGLLVVGRAASFDTIPHGSARVVPLGMAEGEAAGAAVKLAYIHKESFRELSTSEERASELRKMLENQGMDLKVHRFEQPDYMEHKDYKGLLAAASMYMTSGNYNNDGWELDKGMNPERFLSKLKRMQAMFPEAYTGSADQALANMENAVTLPLTLDQAAYMLCLAMGSSETETSLEQALAQLQTQNFISDNTLAGIADKNNLTNGDAFMLIRDVVEYYSGVVFD